The sequence CTCAGGCTGGGGCAGGTGGTGGAGGTCGACGAGGAGCGCGCCATTGTCCAGGTCTATGAAGGGACCACGGGCCTATCCCTCGAGGGGATCAGGACCATGTTCCTGGGGAAATCCCTGGAGATGCCTGTGTCGCGCGACATGCTCGGACGGATCTTCGACGGCCTCGGCAGGCCCATCGACGGCGCGCCCCAGGTCACGTCGGACATCATGATGGACATCAACGGGCTCCCGATCAATCCCTATTCGCGGGAGTATCCCCGCGACTTCATCCAGACCGGCATATCCGCCATCGACGGCATGAACACCCTGATCCGCGGCCAGAAGCTCCCCATCTTCTCCGGGAGCGGCATGCCCCACAACATGATAGCGGCCCAGATAGCGCGCCAGGCGGCGATCCTCACGGCGGAGGAGGAGTTCACGGTCGTTTTCGCCGCCATGGGGGTCAAGTTCGACGTGGCTGATTTCTTCATCGACTCCTTCGAGAAGAGCGGGGCCCTTGACAACGCGGCGATCTTCCTCAGCCTTGCCGACGCCCCCTCCATCGAGCGCATCATCACGCCGCGCGCGGCCCTGACCCTGGCCGAGCACCTGGCCTTTACAGAGGGAATGCATGTCCTGGTGATCCTGACCGACATGAGCAACTACTGCGAGTCCCTCCGCGAGCTCTCGAGCTCCCGGGGCGAGATACCGTCCCGGAAAGGGTATCCCGGCTATCTCTACAGCGACCTCGCCTCGATCTACGAGCGGGCCGGCCGCATCAAGGGAAAGCAGGGGTCCATCACGCAGATACCGATCCTGACCATGCCGAGCGATGACATATCCCATCCGATTCCGGACCTCACAGGCTACATAACAGAGGGCCAGATCGTGCTGGAGCGGGAGCTCTTCAATAAATCGATATATCCGCCCATCGCGGGGCTTCCCTCGCTATCGCGGCTGATGAAGGACGGCATCGGCGAGGGGAGGACGCGGAAGGACCACGCGGGCGTGGCGGCGCAGCTCTTCGCCTGCTATGCCCGGGTCAAGCGGATCAGGGCCCTGGCCTCCATCGTCGGCGAGGAGGAGCTCACGTCCCTTGACAAGGAATACCTCAGGTTCGGCAGAGTCTTCGAGATGGAGTTCCTGAGCCAGGGACCCGAGGAGAACAGGACCATCGGGACGACCCTTGATATCGGGTGGCGGGTGCTTTCCATTCTTCCGGCCGAGGAGCTGTACCGCATATCGCGCGAGGATATCCAGAAGTACTATATTCCGTCAGCGGGAGCCCAATGATCATGGCACGGGTGGACGTACCTCCGACAAAATCGAACCTCAGGAAGATCAAATCCGATCTCGCCTTTGCCCACGAGGGCTTTGACCTGCTGGACCAGAAGAGGGAGATCCTCGTCATTGAGATCATGAAGAGCGTGAAACGGATAAAAAGCCTTGAAGAGGAAGTGAAGGTGTCACTGGACGCGCTCTATGGCACCTTCAGGCTGGCTGTCATGGAAATGGGAACGGACATCATGACGCAGAAGAGCCAGTCCGAAAAAGAGGCCTATGAGCTGTCCCTCGACGTGTACCGCTTCATAGGCATCGGCATACCCTCCATGACCGCGGCCGCGCGGGAGACCGGCATTGCATCGAGCCTGTACGGAACGACGGCCCTCTATGACCGTTGCAAAAAGGAATGCGCCGCAATGCTGTTGAAGATCGTCGAGTATGCGACCCTCATGAAATCGATACTGGTGCTGTCGCGGGAGCTTAAAAAGGTGCAGAGAAAGGTCAATGCCCTGGAGAAGATCTTCATCCCCCAGAATGAAGAAGCAAGAAAATACATATCGGACCGCCTCGAGGAAATGGAGCGTGAGGAGATTTTCGTAAAGAAGCTGATAAAACAGAAAAAAGCATAAAGGAAAGAAAATATGAGCGGTGACGCCAGAGTAAGCTTCCGGACAAATCCTTTCGTAATGGCGCGGGAGAGGATAGGTCTCCTCAATCCGGGTCAGAGGAGAGTGCTTTTCGGCCTGGTGTTCTTTCTGTTTATCAATGCCGTCATCCTGGCGGTAAGCATTATCGTTTTTTCAATGCTGATGAGAAAATTGTGATACCGTGTATCAGGCGTCATTCGTCGCAGAGGAGCCGGTAGCCCACTCCCGGCTCGGTGACGAGCAACCGCGGATTGGAAGGATCATCCTCGATCTTCCTTCTCAACTGAAGCACGTACACGCGGAGATAGCTCTGGTCAGGCTGCGATTGCCGTCCGAAGAGCTCCTGTATGATCTGGTTGTGGGTCACGACCCTGCCGGCGTATTTCGCGAGAAAACGAAGGAGGGAATATTCTGTGGGCGTCAGCTTCAGCT comes from Spirochaetota bacterium and encodes:
- a CDS encoding V-type ATP synthase subunit D, giving the protein MARVDVPPTKSNLRKIKSDLAFAHEGFDLLDQKREILVIEIMKSVKRIKSLEEEVKVSLDALYGTFRLAVMEMGTDIMTQKSQSEKEAYELSLDVYRFIGIGIPSMTAAARETGIASSLYGTTALYDRCKKECAAMLLKIVEYATLMKSILVLSRELKKVQRKVNALEKIFIPQNEEARKYISDRLEEMEREEIFVKKLIKQKKA
- a CDS encoding V-type ATP synthase subunit B is translated as MKSEIEYSNLAAISGPLVVVNRVRNVGFGELVEIRNRSGQLRLGQVVEVDEERAIVQVYEGTTGLSLEGIRTMFLGKSLEMPVSRDMLGRIFDGLGRPIDGAPQVTSDIMMDINGLPINPYSREYPRDFIQTGISAIDGMNTLIRGQKLPIFSGSGMPHNMIAAQIARQAAILTAEEEFTVVFAAMGVKFDVADFFIDSFEKSGALDNAAIFLSLADAPSIERIITPRAALTLAEHLAFTEGMHVLVILTDMSNYCESLRELSSSRGEIPSRKGYPGYLYSDLASIYERAGRIKGKQGSITQIPILTMPSDDISHPIPDLTGYITEGQIVLERELFNKSIYPPIAGLPSLSRLMKDGIGEGRTRKDHAGVAAQLFACYARVKRIRALASIVGEEELTSLDKEYLRFGRVFEMEFLSQGPEENRTIGTTLDIGWRVLSILPAEELYRISREDIQKYYIPSAGAQ